TTTATTATCTATTAATCCCATTCAAACGCTCCTTTTGACCATTCGTAAAAAAATCCTATTACTAAGATTGCAATAAATAATAATACCGCTGATAAACCCAATAAACCAGACACATCAAAGGATACGACCCAGGGAAACAAAAAAACAGTTTCAACGTCAAAGATTACAAACAACATTGCTACAATATAAAATTTCGCATTATACCTTTTTCTTGCATCACCAAATACTGGAACCCCGCATTCATATACATCGTATTTTATTTTATCTGGCTTATCAGGTCTTACAATTACACCAATATAAGCCATAATTAAACCAATAAATACTGCTACCAAAAACAACAAGAACACAGCATAATATGAGCTATACATTCTCTTCCCTCATACAATTAATATATTATTCTTTTTAGTGTATAACAAAGATTGTATACAATGTCAATATGTTTTTTATATTTTATGTTTTTTAAACTATTCTATAATTATTTAATAATTTCATAAAATCCATTGTGTAATCTGCAATAAATTTTCTATGTATCTTATAAAAGGGATCAAAAAATTCCAACGAATGCGCATGTAATGCTTGTCTATCAATATTAAATTTTTTGGTCTTCTTATTACCGTAAGTTTTATCCCCAACTATAGGAAAACCACAATGTTTCATATGAACCCTAATCTGATGCGTCCTCCCAGTTAATGGCTTAATTTCAGCTAAAAAAATATCATCAAACCTTTTTATCACCTTTACAAAAGTAATAGACCTTTTACCATTCTCAGTAACTGTCATTATCTTTCTTTCTTTTACATCCCTACCTATATTTGCATCTATTAACCACTCATCATTAGGGGGGTTTCCTATACAAAGAGAATGGTATATTTTTTTCATCTTCCTACTCTTAAACAATTCAATCAACATTTGCCTGCTATTCTCACTCTTTGCAACTATCATAATACCAGAGGTATCTTTATCTAATCTATGAACTATACCAGGCCTTATGTCATGTTCTTTAAAAGAATTATCGAATTTATTCAACAAAGCATGAACTAATGTATGGTTTAGATTTCCATCACCTGGATGCACTACTAAGCCAGGTGGCTTATTTATAATTAAATAATAATCATTTTCAAATATAATTGGGATATCTGCCGGTTCATACATTAGTGAATATGGTTTTTTTTCTGGTATTTCAACTACCACTTTATCACTAACCTTTACCTGATATGATGCTTTTAACAGCCTTTTACCATTTAATTTTACATAGCCTCTTTTTATTAAGTTTTGGCAGAAACTCCTTGACCTACCAGTCCTATCTGCTAAATATACATCTAATCTTGATATACTTTCATCAGAATCTACATTAAA
The genomic region above belongs to Deferribacterota bacterium and contains:
- the ndhC gene encoding NADH-quinone oxidoreductase subunit A; the encoded protein is MYSSYYAVFLLFLVAVFIGLIMAYIGVIVRPDKPDKIKYDVYECGVPVFGDARKRYNAKFYIVAMLFVIFDVETVFLFPWVVSFDVSGLLGLSAVLLFIAILVIGFFYEWSKGAFEWD
- a CDS encoding RluA family pseudouridine synthase, coding for MEKIFNVDSDESISRLDVYLADRTGRSRSFCQNLIKRGYVKLNGKRLLKASYQVKVSDKVVVEIPEKKPYSLMYEPADIPIIFENDYYLIINKPPGLVVHPGDGNLNHTLVHALLNKFDNSFKEHDIRPGIVHRLDKDTSGIMIVAKSENSRQMLIELFKSRKMKKIYHSLCIGNPPNDEWLIDANIGRDVKERKIMTVTENGKRSITFVKVIKRFDDIFLAEIKPLTGRTHQIRVHMKHCGFPIVGDKTYGNKKTKKFNIDRQALHAHSLEFFDPFYKIHRKFIADYTMDFMKLLNNYRIV